CATTAACTGCTGACACATTCCTTTGCAGAGCTGAAGATCCAAGGGAATGGACGGATTAATAATGGAAGATGCACTAGTGGCAGGTTTAGGCCAGTCAATCCCTGCATTAACTGCACTAATCAAATCTGGTTGCAACATTAATGCCCCCTGGATTAGTTTAATTGCCTCTGCGCCCGGGCTTCCCAGCAGGCATGGATGGAGATGACAGACGAGATTAATGTCTTGTCGTTCATACTATATTGGGTTGGAGCAATTGCAGCCATGTTTCTGGTGAGTGTGGCTTTACAAGGCGCTGATGTGAAGGCTATGCTTAAAAGCATGTGAGTGCATGAGAAAGAGGACCCAGAtcatagaagaaattgaaaaaCAAAGCTTAATAGTGCTGGAACATCAACCAGTAGTTAGTACAAACAAAAATTGTAAGACAACATAGATCAACAGCAAGCAAAATGACAGCAGTAACGTTGAccacctgtttttttttttccaaaatgaaAAGAGAGACCTAATAAAGTCTAAACGTACAATATCAGCAAAACAAAGGAGGAAGTTCGCACAATTTACTCATACTAGTCTGGGTAAAGGTATAATGCTGGGAATTCTTTATGGGTAAGCGAATGTCGAGCATATATCAAAGTTCTCTGCATCTGATTTTAAGGTTTTATCTCAACTTGGAGTGATCCAATATCTTATAGAAGATGTAGAAAAAAAAGTCCATTATGCTTCTCAGAGACAGCACATTACCCCTGTGTTTGCCCATATAATCAGTAAAGTGTCTGCTTATATAATCAGTAAAGGTGAATCCACGGTATTATGATATACTGCCGTTCCGCAAAAGTCATTGACACAACAGAAAATGACATTGTTCACCAAATTCAACCACAGCATGCCACTGAACCATCAGACAAACATAAACAAGAAATGTTCAAAGTAATGCTTACCAGTGCATAGGCGATGGTGCCCACCAGAACAGCAGTTTCATATACTGTTAGGATAATTTGAGTTTATTCGACTAATGAGGCTCAAAGGTTTGGAACATCATTCTGCCATAAATGATCCAGATACAGAAACAAGGCTGTGTCAATTTCCGTCAGAAATCTTCAGAGCTAGCTGTGTCCATAATGACAAGGCAGGTTTTACCACAACAAAGCATGCTGTGCATCATTTATCCATCTCCCAGATAATGCCACTGTCCTCTGGATGCAGCAATGAACAAGAGTGAGAAGATGCATATAATATCATTAGTATGAGTACATAAACAAGTATGCAATCCTAATCCATGCTTTCTGCAGTACAACTCATAATCCAATAATAGAAGAGAACAACTCATAAACTTTCCCAGATACAGTCCTGAGGTACGAAAATCAAGTGGGCATGTGATCTTGCTCCTGCTATGAAATGCAGGAACATACCTTTGAtctttttgtttatccaaacCTCAAGAAGCATCCCTGCACCAACGCCAGCAGCACATACAGCACCATAGATTGCCAGTGCAGAAGGCCAAGACCGCCGAGGGAGAAAATAGCAATCAGGGACTTGTCTGATTTTCTTTGGGAGACGCTTCTTAACAATTGGTTTGCTAGATTCAGTCGTCACTGCACCACCCACAGTCTTCCAGTCCACATTCTTCAGCACATCTTTTGAGTCTTCAGCGGCCATTCTGAAACTGTATGTATAAATGTTAACCAGAATTCCAGGAACAGACATGTAGGACAGTCACACAATAGATGTGCCATTCCGAAACTGTATGTATAAAGTTATTCAGAACACAAATAGCACATGTAAGATAGACAGATAGTCACGCAATAGCAACACattctccttttttttttggcaagggAATATCAATACATTCAATTCTTCAGGATATGCCTCTGTACAAGTTTGCAACATATTCTAAGGCATGGGTTTTGGTGGTTTTGGGGTGACACATAGGGTAACATATTCTAAAACACAAACATAGGGAGTGGCATATACTTCAAATTCCccatatatgcaacatcctggtTACTGCCTGAGATATAAGAAGAAATGTTACAACACCCCGATTACCGCCTGAGATATAAGAAGAAATGTTACAAACAAGAGCATAAGCACGGGATTGCAGCTAACATATCTGAACAAATCACATAGTCAATTGATCCAGGTGCAGTGGCAACTAGGGCTTATCAATTAATGCCACATAATCCAGCACCACAAGTCAACACGGCATAACTTATATAACAAGCTTAAGATGAACACAGCAGGATTGATACGGAAAGGACAGGGATAACAACAGCCCGAATAACAGATTACAGAATCAGTACAAGGTTCCATATTTCATTCCTTATCAATCGATACGGGTCtcttttgtttcaaaaaaaaatgataCGGGTCGCGCAATCCATAAACACCCGTTATTCAGCTACGCACTTGATGACGAATGGAAGAGGCCAATCCAACGCATGCGCAGCTATACACTTGATCAGCAAGCGCGGCAGGAGCTTACACACCGTTCCCGGAGCGGAACCCAACCAACACTTGTTAACCAGACAGGACAATCAGAGGAAGAAATTCTAACGGTCGACTAGAAGTGTAGTAGGGCTAGTGGCCAACCGATGGGGAAGCGAGTAGCACCGGAATAAACGGAGCGTAAGCGAGAAGGAGGGGAGATGGAAACGGGTTCCAGTTACCGCGTGGTCCGGGGTCAATCgatgcggcggcggcagtggacgAGGCGGGGCGGCGCCACGGCGGGGAGGCGGCGGGGAAGGCGGAGAAGCGTGACGGTCGACGAGGGCAGGCTCGCCTTTCATGGGCCGTTCATGTAGTATTCTAGTGGGCCGGTTGCCTTGTAGGTGCGGCAGCGAGCCAGAGGAATCGATCAGTGGGCTCTATGGGGCGCAAATAAGAAAAAAATTCACATTACCTCCTTCAAATTTTTAAGTCTACCTTTTCTCCCTCTCCAAAACCAGATAAACCACCTCCATCAATACCTTCCCCACCGGTTATAAATGATATTTAAAGAtggttttatcttttttttttatttcaaataaatctttaaaaaattatagtaaattacagaaaaatcataaaataaaaaatctaattttattaaaCACCACGTGAGTAGATCTTATATAATACTAGGCGAGCTGACGCTGCGCCCGTATAACATCGGAGCGCTGTGTTTGCGTTATTTTCTGGGGCCATGCGTGTTTTAGGTTCGGGATATGAGGCAACAAATGCTTTGCATTGCCTGACCTTAGTAGACTGACAACGTTGCTAATTTCCCCACTTCAAACATTTTTAAAGCAAGAACATATGATGCCTAATGCTCAAATACCATCACACGTACAGTTTTAACACATCTGAGCAAAAAACGGGCCTATGAGAAAACTGCGACATTTTAATTTCAACCATCCATTGGCAATTACATTTCGTATGGTGAGAGCATCAAGATAAGACTGATAGCAATCACAGTAATAACTTAAAATCACACAAAATTGTAGAGGCTAACCAAAAGCTTTACAATTATTCTCTTATACTCTTCGAAAAATAAATTACCAAATGTGCTATACACCCTTTACTGATTGTTTGTATTGAGAGGAAACCACATCCGAGCTTTAGTCAATTTGGTCTG
The nucleotide sequence above comes from Miscanthus floridulus cultivar M001 chromosome 18, ASM1932011v1, whole genome shotgun sequence. Encoded proteins:
- the LOC136521710 gene encoding uncharacterized protein, producing MAAEDSKDVLKNVDWKTVGGAVTTESSKPIVKKRLPKKIRQVPDCYFLPRRSWPSALAIYGAVCAAGVGAGMLLEVWINKKIKEDSGIIWEMDK